One window of Rasiella rasia genomic DNA carries:
- a CDS encoding ribonuclease HII encodes MLQLKISEFQFECGTDEAGRGCLAGPVTAAAVILPNDFSHPWLTDSKQLSAKKRIALKTIIEKEAISFAFTHVMMEEIDQLNILNASILAMHRSIEQLSPSAQFIAVDGNRFKPFGKTPYETVVKGDGKFLHIAAASIIAKTERDAFMAKIDEEYPAYQWKQNKGYPTAAHREAIKKYGPTPYHRKSFRLLPGQLVLPL; translated from the coding sequence ATGCTACAACTAAAAATTTCAGAATTTCAATTTGAATGTGGAACCGACGAGGCTGGTCGCGGCTGTTTGGCGGGTCCAGTTACTGCAGCGGCTGTAATTTTGCCCAACGATTTTAGTCATCCTTGGCTTACAGATAGCAAGCAGCTTTCAGCAAAAAAAAGAATAGCATTAAAAACCATCATCGAAAAAGAGGCTATTAGTTTTGCTTTTACCCATGTAATGATGGAAGAAATAGATCAGCTAAATATTTTAAATGCTTCTATTCTTGCCATGCACCGTAGTATAGAACAACTCTCTCCATCGGCTCAGTTTATAGCCGTAGACGGCAATCGCTTTAAACCATTTGGAAAAACACCGTACGAAACGGTGGTAAAAGGTGATGGGAAATTTCTACATATTGCTGCGGCTTCAATTATTGCAAAGACAGAGCGCGATGCTTTTATGGCAAAAATAGATGAAGAATATCCAGCATATCAATGGAAACAAAACAAAGGATATCCTACTGCTGCACATCGTGAGGCTATAAAAAAATACGGTCCTACTCCCTACCACAGAAAAAGTTTTAGGCTTTTACCAGGGCAACTGGTCTTACCGCTTTAG
- a CDS encoding right-handed parallel beta-helix repeat-containing protein, with protein MKKIITLCMFIAIVQTGIAADLLVPSQYSTIQAAIDAASSGDVILVSPGTYTENINFLGKAITVTSNFHISQNPIDISSTIIDGSQAADPEFGSCVSFVTNENEDSILKGFTITGGTGTKTYNAVEDLYFRTGGGILINQASPTIVYNIIRNNQAIAEAGVAGAGGGGIRMGFGIPVIENNIIKDNMGGYAGGIMIAYCEGAVLKNNIIANNVATGSFNGGGGIYVDWEPITLENNTIVGNYSGDRGGGIISTGTTTIIKNCIIFGNEADVGANQIYKRFGGDAETTYCNIEDGFSGAGSEEGNIDEDPGFIDTNNYYLLPSSACIDAGNPAASFNDLEDPDNLGNALFPSMGTLRNDIGAYGGAGAKEVLSITEIDTSIITKITAPNPYNNEGIRIESSETTFVTIWFYTLLGQSKMIRKDIPISQGVQTIPMKIDSTGLVVVETPRGKRATLKLIKQ; from the coding sequence ATGAAAAAGATTATTACACTATGCATGTTTATTGCCATAGTCCAGACAGGAATTGCAGCAGATTTATTGGTGCCTTCACAGTATAGCACCATTCAAGCCGCTATAGACGCAGCCTCTTCGGGCGATGTTATTTTAGTATCGCCCGGCACCTATACAGAGAATATCAATTTTTTAGGAAAGGCTATTACGGTAACTAGTAACTTTCATATCAGTCAGAATCCAATAGATATTTCAAGCACTATCATTGACGGAAGTCAGGCTGCCGATCCAGAATTTGGGAGTTGCGTTAGTTTTGTCACCAACGAGAATGAAGACTCCATCTTAAAAGGGTTTACTATTACAGGAGGTACAGGTACCAAAACGTATAACGCCGTGGAGGATCTTTATTTTAGAACTGGAGGAGGCATTCTCATTAACCAAGCAAGCCCTACGATTGTTTACAATATTATTCGAAACAACCAAGCCATTGCAGAGGCTGGAGTAGCTGGAGCTGGAGGCGGTGGAATTAGAATGGGTTTTGGTATTCCTGTAATTGAAAATAATATCATTAAAGATAATATGGGTGGTTATGCTGGCGGCATTATGATTGCCTATTGTGAAGGAGCAGTACTAAAAAATAACATTATCGCCAATAACGTTGCAACAGGTTCATTTAATGGTGGCGGTGGCATTTATGTAGACTGGGAGCCAATTACATTAGAAAACAACACCATTGTTGGAAACTATTCAGGTGACAGGGGTGGCGGAATTATTTCTACAGGAACTACCACCATTATTAAAAACTGTATAATCTTCGGAAATGAGGCTGATGTTGGCGCTAATCAAATCTATAAAAGGTTTGGAGGTGATGCCGAAACTACCTACTGCAATATTGAAGATGGTTTTAGCGGAGCGGGCAGCGAAGAAGGCAATATTGATGAAGATCCGGGCTTTATAGATACAAATAATTATTATTTACTTCCTTCATCGGCATGTATTGATGCCGGAAATCCAGCAGCGTCTTTTAATGATCTTGAAGATCCAGACAACCTAGGTAATGCACTTTTTCCATCTATGGGGACCCTTAGAAACGACATTGGCGCTTATGGCGGTGCTGGAGCAAAAGAAGTCTTGTCTATTACCGAAATAGACACTTCTATTATAACTAAAATTACAGCGCCAAACCCCTATAACAATGAGGGTATTCGAATAGAATCTTCTGAAACTACCTTTGTTACCATATGGTTTTATACACTGCTAGGGCAGTCTAAAATGATTCGTAAGGATATTCCTATTTCACAGGGCGTACAAACAATTCCAATGAAAATTGATTCAACGGGATTGGTGGTTGTAGAAACGCCTAGAGGTAAACGTGCCACTTTAAAATTGATAAAACAATAA